The stretch of DNA GTCTTCATAATAATAATGTATTAAAAACATAGTAATTATATACTATGAATTATATAATAATGTATTATAAAAATATTAGACATGAAAAAAGAAATTATTGGAAAAGTCGCATATATTAAATCTTCAAAAAACAGATATAAAGTATTAGAAACATTATATGATGATTTTAAACTTCCTTCTGAAATATCTAAAGAAACAGATATACGATTAAATCACGTCAGTGCTTTATTAAAAGATTTAAAAGAAAATGATTTTGTTTTATGTCTAAATGAAGATGATGCAAAAGGTAGAATGTACGTTATAACTGAAACTGGAAAAGAAGTTATAAACATTTTACGTAAGGATTAGATATAATGAGATTCATAGGTAATAAAACTGCGCTGTTAGAGAACATTGAAGATTTTATCAATGAGAATATACCTTATTATGAGGATATGGTTTTTTGTGATATCTTCTCAGGAACCGCATCAGTAGCAAGGTATTTTAAAAAAGATTATCAAATAATTTCCAATGATTTATTATTCTTTTCATATGTTTTACAAAGAGCAACAATTGACAATAATAGCTTTCCTACATTCGATAATCTTAAAAATGAACTTAATTTAAATAATTATGACGATATTATTAATTATCTAGAAAATACTCCTACGGACATTCTTCAAAAAGAACATAATATCAAAGATGAGGAATTATTCATTTATAACAATTACACTCCATCATCTGATAATTGTGATAGAATGTATTTCAAACCTGAAACTGGAAAACGAATTGATTTAATCAGAATATTGTTAAATAAATGGTTTGAAAATAAAATTATTACTGAAGACGAATATTATTATTTATTAGCAGTATTAATTGAAACCGTTCCTTATTATTCCAATATTGCCGGAGTTTATGGAGCTTATCTGAAAACATGGGATAAACGAACATATAATCCCTTTAAAATACAAAATCTAAACATTTTAGATAACAAGAGAGATAATAAATCTTATAACCTAAATGCTCATGATTTAATAAGAGAAATTAAAGGAGATATCCTATATCTTGATCCTCCATATAATACAAGACAATATCCTCCAAACTACCATGTTTTAGAAACCATTGCTAAATATGATTATCCTGAAATTAAGGGTGTTTCTGGAATGCGAAATTATAAAGATCAAATTTCAATGTTCTGCCGTAAAAGAAACGTGTATGATGCTCTAGATGACATAATTGAAAATGCTGACTTCCAATACATTATAATGAGTTATAGTACTGATGGAATATTAACTATTGAAGAAATAGAAGAAATATTCAGAAAGCATGGTAAATCAGAAACCTATAAATTAGCTAAACCTATTGAGTACCGTAAATTTAAAAGTCAGAAAAAACAATTAAAAAAAGATTTGCATGAATTATTGTTTTTTGTAGAAAAAGATGTTGAAAATCCTAGAATTAATGATAAGAATAAATTTAGGCGTAAAAAAGATATTCAAACTACTTTAGGGTGAAATTATGAAAACCGTTCAATCATCATTTGATTTAGAAAATAATTCTTTAAAAAAACCTAAAAATAAATTAACTCCAATTGGAGATGTGAAATTCAAACAGAAGGATTTCTTAAAATGTCCTTTTAATTATATTGGTGGAAAACATAAAATACTTCCACAATTATTCACAGCATTTCCTACAAACAATGATATTTTCCTAGACATGTTTGGAGGAGGATTTAATGTTGGAATAAATAGTGATGCTTCTAAAATCATCTACAATGATCAGCTAACTCCTTTAGTTGACTTATTTAAATATCTTCAAGACAATTCATGTGATGACATTATAAATTATATTGAAACTACAATTAAAGATAATAATATCAGAAAAGATGAAAAAGAGGGTTTCCTTAAATTTAGAGACAAATATAATCAATCTGAAGAAAAATTCCCTCTAGATTTATATGTATTAATTTCATTCTCATTTAATTATCAGTTTAGATTCAATAATAGTGGAGAATACAATAATCCTCATGGAACTAATCGTAGCGCATTTACTAAAAACATGAAAGACAGATTAATACAGTACATTAACGTAATTCATGAAAAAGACATCTGTTTTTTAAATAAAGATTTTACAAAACTAGATTATTCTATTTTAACAGAAAACAGTTTTGTTTATTGTGATCCGCCTTATTTAATAACAACAGGTTCATACAATGACGGGAACAGAGGATTTAAAAACTGGACAATTAAAGAGGAAAAAAATTTATTAAAAGTATTGTCCCAACTGGACAATAATGGAATTAATTTTGCATTATCCAATGTTACAGTACACGATGGAAAACAAAATGAATTGTTATTAGATTGGATTGAAGTAAATGAGTTTACTGCATTAGATATCAATTCTGATTATAGTAATTCAAATTATCATAAAAAAAATAGAGAAAAAGAAAAAAATACAGAAGTATTAGTGATTAATTACCCTTTTGAATAGGTCGACTAACCATTTCGGAGCATTATCATTTAAAAGATAAGTTCCATTTTTATTTAAATGGAATAATACTTTTGGATTTAATCCATTTTGATAAATGTTTTCTCCGAATGTGCTAACCCATCTAGTAATTGAATAGCTTGGATAATACTTCTTAATAAATTCATCTTCTATTGATTCAAAGTGTTTAATCTCTTCTAAACCTTGATTTAATGTGCCGGATTGTTTTCCTTCAATCAATAATATTTCTTTATTTTCATCATTCTTTAAAATTAAATCTGGTAAATAAAGATTAACTCCATTTTTATCTTTTTTAGGTAATGCAATAGCTTTTCTATCAGGTGTATAGAAGTATCCTCTTTCACAACCTGCATGATTCTCATATATTGCTTCAGTGCGAGGAGCGTCAGTAATTCCAATTAAATGGAGTAAGATTGTTCCATTCTTTTCGGAATTTCTTTCATAATGCCAATATTGTTTTAAGCTTACTTTATTTTTACTTAAATTGATTCCTTCAAGTTGAAGGTCTAAAATTGATGCAATATTAAAGAATTTATTTGATCTTGCTCTATCAACATAATCCTGTTTAACTCCATGATCAGTAATAATAATATCTTTATTCCAACCCAAACATCTCAATGTTTTACTAATAGCAGTTAATGCTCCAATATTTGGGTCATGCCCAATATTTCCAGCATCTGCTGGTTTTGACAATCGTCCAGATATTTTAATTGAATCATTTGTTTTAGTTATGAGAATTGGAACATTACCTTTTGGAGGGCGACGCATACCATTTTTATAATTAATTAATTCGTCGATGCTATTGAATTTATTAAAATGTTTTAATGATTTACCTATAATTTCAACATTTTGTGTTAATAACATATTTGTTCCAAAAACACTTGTGTCAGAAGGTATTTTTTCATCATCACGTTCCGCAATATTGTATAACATGATTTTTGGAGTGTTAGGATAAAAATAATCTGCATAAACAAATTTACTCATTCTCTGATAAACTCCAGTATTCCTAGATTCTTTATCACTAGTTTTTGTTTCTTCTATAAGTAACTTCAAATTATTACCATCATTTTCATTATTAACAGAACATTCTTTTGGTGCTGAAGATTGTTCAAAAACTAAAAAATCTACAAAGCTTGAATTACCTGAAGCTATTTTTAAGATAACTTTATCAATACCTCCAATTTCAACATTTTCAATTAAATATTCCTCATTAAAAACACTTCCAGAGTTAATATTTGGAATTATTTTTAATTGACCCTTTTTTAGTTGTTTACCAAATTTATTAGAATAAATTTCTAGGATTCTGATTAATACATTTGGTTTTGCCCTTTCTTCTGTAAGTATGTACAAATTAGTCATACTATTAATTCTTTTAAAAATAATCAAAATAATGATAAGACAATAATAATAAGCGATTAGTATGTTTTTAATATGCAATTAATAAGATTTAATAAATAAAACAGTAAAAATATATGATTATAAGGTGATTAAAATAATTTTAAAAGACAAATATGAAATTCCTAAAGACTTATTTGATGAAGCATATGATTATGCAAATAAATCAAAAAGATATACATCTAATAGACATGATTTTCATAAAGGTGGTTTGAGTAATAAACGTCAAAAAATGTTTGAAGGCAAATTAGGTGAAAAAGCCGTTAAAATGTTTTTTAATGACAATAACATTAACTATAAAGAAGATTCAACCAATTTTGATGAACGTGACGACTATGATTTTCTTTTAGAAAACAATACAATTTCTTTAAAGATAGATGTTAAAACAAGAACTGAGGATTTCCATATTAGAACCTTAGAAATGGTTGAACAAGCAAAATCTCATCCTAAAGACATATTTATTTCTGTTAGATTATATCGTGAAACTAACACAGTTGAATTATTGGGCTGGTTCACTTTTAAAGACATGATTGAAAAGAATCAAATTGAAAATCTTGGTTATTTAGATAATTATGTAATGTATGATTCTGATTTGAGACCTATGGAAGATTTTGAAAAAATACTCACTAAATTTAAATCCACATCCTAAAATTAATTATACTTAGAAAATAATAAGTATAAAATATGACAACTACAAAAAAATGTTTAAATGAATGGAACGCAACAGTCGAAGCATTAGGATCTGGAAAACAATCTATATTAATTAGATCATATAATACATATGAAGATTCAGAATTCTTGTTATATCCTACCCATAGCTATGCTAACAAGAAAATAGTGCCTGATTGTTTTAGAGATGAATGTAAAGAATTCGTAGATGAAAATTTATTACCTGAACGTGACGGTGAAAAAACTCTTGTTAAGTATTATGCTAAAGTAGTAAAAACTTCTGAGAAATCTAAATCAAGAATTGGTGCCTTAAATAAATTCCATATTTGGACTAGAGAACATGTCGTATCTCATATGGACAACAAAAAACCATATGTTTGGTTATTACGTGTATATAAATTAGATACTCCAATCATGTTAAAAAGAAGCAGAGGCATGGTATGGGCAACTGTTAATGAAGATGTTGAATTAAAAGGAACACCAGTTATTTCAGATAAAGAATTTAAAGCTATTGAAGATTCAATTTAAATATATTATTTGAACCATCACCCATACTTTATTTTAACATATACTCCCTTAATTAGATTATTTAAAAAGTATTTATTAACTTAAAATTCAATATGTATATAATAGGAGTGAAATATTATGGAAAATTTAGAAAATATCTATGATACAATAAACACAATTGCAGAAGACCCACGAATTGATATTTCTAAAATAGACGATTACACTTTTGATGTGGTTATTAATGGTGAGTTAATGGATTCATTTGAAAAACTTGGAGAAATCCAAAAGAAGATTGAAGAAAGTTGTTCTGATGAATACCAACTTAAAACTGTTTATGGTGATGGGCAAGATGCAAGATTAATTCTAAAAAAGAATTAAATATTTTTATTCTAAATTTTTAACTACTTGCTCACCTTTATCTGTATGCCTATACAATCTTCCTTTTCTAACTTCTGGATTAATGCATTCAACCAATTCATGTGCTTTTAGTTCAGATAATACTTTTGAAATATGATTTGTCATAATCCCTGAATCTTTAGCAATGGCCGTTGGTATTTTAACATCACCATCTAAAGATTTCATTACTTTTGTTCTATAAGTAGAAATTTTTACATAACTAATTTCTTTTAACATTTCATCTGATAATTCCATACTATCACTTATGAACTTCTTACAAAATAAATTGTATCGTTATCATAGCTACTTAATGCATCATATGCTGCCTGTGTCATGAATCTGAATTTACCGAAGACTCCATATTCAACACCCATATATACTGGCCCTGTTGATTTGGCCAAATACATTTGTATACTTCCTGAATGTTTTAATGGTATCACTGAATATGAATCAAGAGATTCAGTATCCCAGGAACTTCCGTTATATTCTTTTATGGTCATGACAGAGCTTGTGACAATAGCTACACGATAACCTGCACTAACGCCTGTTGGTAATGTGGTTGTTGTTAATATCTGATCGACTGGCAGTTTCCATCCAGCTTCCTCATCACTACCCTCACCTGTATCACCTTTAGGGCCTTGAGGTCCGGTATCTCCTTTATCACCTTTGGCTCCAGAATTTCCTGTGTCGCCTTTAGCTCCGCTATTTCCGGTATCACCTTTAGGGCCGGTAGCTCCTGTATCTCCTTTTATGTTTCCTACGTTTTCCCAAGCATTGTTAAACCATACATAAAGAGAGCCGTCTACTATATAGCTATCGCCATCATTACCGGTTGGATGTGCATTGATTAATTCCTGGTAAGTATTATACGAGCCTTTAATAGTAGTAGCAGCACCAGTAGCTCCAGTGTCCCCAGTCGCCCCGGCCGGTCCAGTATCTCCAGCAGGTCCTGTGTCTCCAGTATCTCCCTTAAGTCCTTGTTCTCCTTTTTGTCCACTTGCTCCAGTCTCACCAGTGTCGCCTTTATCACCTTTCGCACCAGTATCTCCCTTATCACCTGTATCACCTTTTGGCCCTGCCGGTCCAGCATCTCCAGTTTCACCTTTCAAACTAGCTAATTGTTCTGGTGTGAAGTCTTCATATGTGAATGCATCACCAGTGTCGCCTTTTTCTCCTGTATCTCCTACAACTCTTCCAAGTGCAATCCATTCTGTATCTGGCATTTTTTTATTCCTCCTCATGTGTCCATGGTTCAATATATGTGCTTTCCCATTGGACGTGTCCTCCAGCTTCATAAATCATTATGGCCGGATAAAAAGTATCGAATGTTATTTTATCGCTAATGTCTGCTTCATATGAATAGGTCGTATTAACTCCTCTTCTTATTGTAGCTTTGAAATATCCGTTATCATAGTACAAGTCGAAATAGTACTGTACGGAATCTAATGTTAGTTGAGATGATTTAACATCCAAATCACGCACTACATGATCAGAGTTGGAATATTTTGACCCATGCTTTCCAGCATAAGCTCCCAGTTCTAAGATCTTTGTATCCCTATAATGGCTTAATGACTTTGAATTAACTAAGGCTATTACATCTCCCCATCCTTGATTGCTGTCCTTTTTCTGAATAAGGCCTACTTCGATATGTATTCCATTGGTTGCATCAATACCGTTAGAGTATACTTTAGGTATTGCCATTACCACACTAGCTGCCACTGTCTGCTTTGCTAAGTTATAATATTCACTGTAATCCACTTCCACGACTTCGAAGGTATGGGAAATGTCTGAAGGATATTTGACTATATCATAAGCGCCAGTGTTACCATCCCAGGAATAATCTGAAAATGATGGGAAGGGCGGAACTTCAAAGCTCCAGCTGTCGCTGCCTCTACCAGCATATACTGTTCCGGAAAATGTTGAACCCACTTCCCCAACCGTTAATGTTACTGCAGCTACGCCGTCATTACCGCTTACGACATTATATGTTTGTCCTCCGGAAACTATTGTTACAGGCATTCCGGAAATAGGATTATCATTTGACGGATCTGTTATTGTTGCCCCAACACTGACTTGCGCCCCCTGATAAATATCGCCGGATGAAGGCGTATTGAAACTGACATCAGCATATATCAGATTCCATCTTCTCACCAATTGTATTACACTGTCTGAATTGCTGTAGTAAATTCTATTGGCAGCTAATTTCTCTCTCATCAATGTTCTTGCTGTTCCAAGTCTGTTATTTTCCTCAATGACATTACTAGCTATGCTCACTATATCACTCCCGCACCGTAGAATCTAAAGTTTCTGTATGAATATTGGTCTGGCATGTTGAATACTATTGAAGGATAGCAGGTTCCTGAAGGAAAGCCATCCCTTGAACAGTTCCAGTCCCCATGCCTTACAAATTGTGTAGGATACTCCACCGTTGGATCATCCGTGTATTCATCAATAACACATGGATGGAATGCCCAAGAACAATCTACAATATATAATTTTTTATTTGGAGACTCAGGATTTCCATTGGTTTGTGTTGACATGTATGAAGTATTTTCAAAACACTGGACATAGCCTGCACTTCCACTTCCGTCTCCATACCAATACTTACCTGCACCACCCAATCCAAAATTAGCCCATGAATCAATATTGAAGGCCATTCCAAGAGCGATGAATCTGGTTTTAGTATCATTACCTAAGTCAGACGCTATCATAAAAAACTTATGGCCGTCTAATGAGGATTTAGTATAGCTTCCAAGCCCGGGCAATGTAATTCCAAAATAGTTTCCTGAATATCCGCTGTGAGCTTCCAGTATTATATCAACTTGTCCTGGCTCATCATCATCAAATTCCATTATGTCAAAACCAGAACTGGCCCCTACTCCATTAGCACTAAATAAGTTACTTCGTAGAGATGACGAGCTTAAATCAGAACTGTTAATTGCCGTTGTACAGTATACTCCATAGTCGCCTCCAGAAATGTTTCCGTTTCTGGCCTGAACATAGAAATATCCTTTATCATTAGGCATTGGCACATTGACATTAACACTACCATTACTGCCTGTTGTTACTGTTCCTAAAGAAACGGGATTTGGATAAGTAAACTCATCTGGATCAAGTCTATATACAGTAATAACTGCATTTGGCATAGGGTCTCCATGATTGTCTGTAGCTGAAACAGTAGCTGTTAAGCTATTGCCTGTTGAGAATTTA from Methanobrevibacter sp. YE315 encodes:
- a CDS encoding MarR family transcriptional regulator; amino-acid sequence: MKKEIIGKVAYIKSSKNRYKVLETLYDDFKLPSEISKETDIRLNHVSALLKDLKENDFVLCLNEDDAKGRMYVITETGKEVINILRKD
- a CDS encoding DNA adenine methylase — protein: MRFIGNKTALLENIEDFINENIPYYEDMVFCDIFSGTASVARYFKKDYQIISNDLLFFSYVLQRATIDNNSFPTFDNLKNELNLNNYDDIINYLENTPTDILQKEHNIKDEELFIYNNYTPSSDNCDRMYFKPETGKRIDLIRILLNKWFENKIITEDEYYYLLAVLIETVPYYSNIAGVYGAYLKTWDKRTYNPFKIQNLNILDNKRDNKSYNLNAHDLIREIKGDILYLDPPYNTRQYPPNYHVLETIAKYDYPEIKGVSGMRNYKDQISMFCRKRNVYDALDDIIENADFQYIIMSYSTDGILTIEEIEEIFRKHGKSETYKLAKPIEYRKFKSQKKQLKKDLHELLFFVEKDVENPRINDKNKFRRKKDIQTTLG
- a CDS encoding Dam family site-specific DNA-(adenine-N6)-methyltransferase; translated protein: MKTVQSSFDLENNSLKKPKNKLTPIGDVKFKQKDFLKCPFNYIGGKHKILPQLFTAFPTNNDIFLDMFGGGFNVGINSDASKIIYNDQLTPLVDLFKYLQDNSCDDIINYIETTIKDNNIRKDEKEGFLKFRDKYNQSEEKFPLDLYVLISFSFNYQFRFNNSGEYNNPHGTNRSAFTKNMKDRLIQYINVIHEKDICFLNKDFTKLDYSILTENSFVYCDPPYLITTGSYNDGNRGFKNWTIKEEKNLLKVLSQLDNNGINFALSNVTVHDGKQNELLLDWIEVNEFTALDINSDYSNSNYHKKNREKEKNTEVLVINYPFE
- a CDS encoding DUF1802 family protein, encoding MTTTKKCLNEWNATVEALGSGKQSILIRSYNTYEDSEFLLYPTHSYANKKIVPDCFRDECKEFVDENLLPERDGEKTLVKYYAKVVKTSEKSKSRIGALNKFHIWTREHVVSHMDNKKPYVWLLRVYKLDTPIMLKRSRGMVWATVNEDVELKGTPVISDKEFKAIEDSI
- a CDS encoding transcriptional regulator; this encodes MELSDEMLKEISYVKISTYRTKVMKSLDGDVKIPTAIAKDSGIMTNHISKVLSELKAHELVECINPEVRKGRLYRHTDKGEQVVKNLE
- a CDS encoding collagen-like protein; translation: MPDTEWIALGRVVGDTGEKGDTGDAFTYEDFTPEQLASLKGETGDAGPAGPKGDTGDKGDTGAKGDKGDTGETGASGQKGEQGLKGDTGDTGPAGDTGPAGATGDTGATGAATTIKGSYNTYQELINAHPTGNDGDSYIVDGSLYVWFNNAWENVGNIKGDTGATGPKGDTGNSGAKGDTGNSGAKGDKGDTGPQGPKGDTGEGSDEEAGWKLPVDQILTTTTLPTGVSAGYRVAIVTSSVMTIKEYNGSSWDTESLDSYSVIPLKHSGSIQMYLAKSTGPVYMGVEYGVFGKFRFMTQAAYDALSSYDNDTIYFVRSS
- a CDS encoding Ig-like domain-containing protein, which gives rise to MSIASNVIEENNRLGTARTLMREKLAANRIYYSNSDSVIQLVRRWNLIYADVSFNTPSSGDIYQGAQVSVGATITDPSNDNPISGMPVTIVSGGQTYNVVSGNDGVAAVTLTVGEVGSTFSGTVYAGRGSDSWSFEVPPFPSFSDYSWDGNTGAYDIVKYPSDISHTFEVVEVDYSEYYNLAKQTVAASVVMAIPKVYSNGIDATNGIHIEVGLIQKKDSNQGWGDVIALVNSKSLSHYRDTKILELGAYAGKHGSKYSNSDHVVRDLDVKSSQLTLDSVQYYFDLYYDNGYFKATIRRGVNTTYSYEADISDKITFDTFYPAIMIYEAGGHVQWESTYIEPWTHEEE